The following are from one region of the Corylus avellana chromosome ca1, CavTom2PMs-1.0 genome:
- the LOC132171851 gene encoding pathogenesis-related thaumatin-like protein 3.5 — MASLFVYITLLALSLLSGVVYSAKLTIINKCNYTVWPAIRSNHANTHLPTTGFTLYSNNTITLYVNKSWSGALWGRTGCAKNSTGAFSCLTGDCGSSTVECPDGNPASPATAAAFDLKDHEDNVDFLVQAFPGLSYNLPMTVVPLGGIGGSCNESGCSMDFSSACPTATDVSASCKNATCEMRDYKKYCCMAGPKIVAPCTPSLYMDFLHQKCPTADSIGYDEGTGTYTCSYLHDIVSYCQKPCTTTPTDYVITFCLPAAIE; from the exons ATGGCCTCTCTCTTTGTTTACATCACTCtcctcgctctctctcttctctcag GAGTAGTGTATTCAGCGAAACTCACAATCATAAACAAGTGCAACTACACAGTTTGGCCAGCCATTAGATCCAACCACGCCAACACCCACCTCCCGACCACCGGCTTCACTCTCTATTCCAACAACACCATAACTCTTTACGTAAATAAATCCTGGTCAGGCGCCTTGTGGGGTCGCACAGGTTGCGCCAAGAACTCCACCGGCGCGTTCTCGTGCCTCACAGGTGACTGCGGCTCGTCCACCGTAGAATGCCCGGATGGCAATCCCGCATCACCAGCCACAGCAGCTGCGTTCGATCTAAAGGACCACGAAGACAACGTCGACTTCCTTGTTCAAGCCTTCCCCGGGCTGTCTTATAACCTCCCTATGACGGTTGTACCGCTGGGTGGAATCGGAGGGAGCTGTAACGAGTCGGGTTGCTCCATGGACTTTAGCAGCGCGTGTCCTACGGCTACGGATGTGAGCGCGTCCTGTAAGAACGCCACGTGTGAGATGAGAGATTACAAGAAGTACTGTTGCATGGCGGGCCCCAAGATTGTGGCTCCGTGCACGCCCAGCTTGTACATGGATTTCCTTCACCAAAAGTGCCCAACGGCTGACAGTATCGGCTACGATGAAGGCACCGGGACGTATACCTGTTCATATCTCCATGACATCGTCTCTTACTGCCAGAAACCATGCACAACAACGCCGACGGATTACGTCATTACTTTTTGCCTTCCGGCAGCCATCGAGTAA
- the LOC132162226 gene encoding protein RGF1 INDUCIBLE TRANSCRIPTION FACTOR 1, whose product MFLEANLLPRWLEVLLTEKFFNACIFHEDAKKNEKNVYCLNCCISLCPHCLSPHRSHKLLQIRRYVYHDVLRLDDAAKLIDCTFVQSYTTNSAKVIFLHQRPQTRNFKGSGKFCSTCDRSLQDPYLFCSLSCKIDYLIKTKGGISEYLFDCKTLSLPESGLDDGFMTPDSVLEPAGSSRTSSGSGGCSGVDCRTVACTATTEIVRKKRSSLSSAYRAVCRPVCSPVSEISASLMNRRKGTPQRAPLY is encoded by the exons ATG TTTCTTGAAGCTAATCTTCTTCCTCGGTGGCTTGAGGTTCTTCTCACAGAGAAGTTCTTCAACGCTTGCATATTTCATGAAGATGCcaagaaaaatgagaagaacGTCTATTGCTTGAACTGTTGCATCAGTCTCTGCCCTCACTGCTTATCCCCTCACCGCTCTCATAAACTTCTGCAG ATAAGAAGGTATGTGTACCACGATGTTTTGAGGTTGGATGATGCTGCAAAGTTGATAGACTGCACCTTTGTTCAA TCGTACACAACCAACAGTGCAAAAGTGATATTTCTGCACCAAAGGCCACAGACAAGGAACTTCAAGGGCTCCGGAAAATTTTGCAGCACCTGTGACAGAAGCCTGCAAGACCCTTATCTCTTCTGCTCCCTTTCCTGCAAG ATTGATTATCTCATCAAGACCAAAGGTGGGATTTCAGAATACCTCTTCGACTGCAAGACCCTGTCGTTGCCCGAATCGGGTTTAGACGACGGTTTTATGACTCCCGACTCGGTTCTCGAACCGGCTGGTTCGAGCCGGACCTCGTCCGGGTCAGGTGGGTGCAGTGGGGTGGACTGTAGGACAGTTGCTTGCACTGCTACAACCGAGATTGTGCGGAAAAAGAGGAGCAGCTTGTCGTCGGCTTACCGGGCGGTGTGTCGGCCGGTATGCTCACCCGTCTCTGAAATTTCGGCGAGTTTGATGAACCGGAGAAAAGGGACTCCACAAAGAGCTCCACTTTATTGA